The Lentimicrobium sp. L6 genome contains a region encoding:
- a CDS encoding O-antigen ligase, with protein sequence MGFQKGLISDTLYEKLLFWALALMVVSIPSSRVLMSMSQMAFGVLWLAHGQYRKKWSAFINNRVAVLMVSLFVIHFIGVFYSTDIDYALKDLRTKVPILIIPFMFSAFPKINSEKLYTLLKLFIGSVIMISLYVFVEHYNSQEVIRDLISREVFSHIRFSLNLNLALFFIVILLWKQKLGFMGKISAIVVFGWLFFFLLKLEAFTGIVVFAVLLLGMFMFVAIKVKKIIIKILLWSIVFFLPLFIGFYLLDFYEKNTKLEELDIENLDKWSPSGHYYYHRLDLGTENGKYVYAYIQEKELREEWNSRSEIKYDSLDSRGQMIKYTLIRYLTSIDQRKDKEGVMSLTKEDVANVENGIANVNYTKGFGIDARLMKILLEYNNYIRTGDPSGHSVMQRIEYWKTASYIIRNNFWIGVGTGDMNIAFQDKYDSVDSKLDLKWRLRTHNQYLSIWVGLGVLGFLWFIFVLIYPVLYLKAYKDLFFMVFFITLLVSMLTEDTIETQAGLSFYVFFYCLFLIIVPHENIQNKIVSNDQNR encoded by the coding sequence ATGGGTTTTCAAAAGGGTTTAATTAGTGATACGTTATATGAGAAGCTATTGTTCTGGGCTTTAGCATTAATGGTAGTTAGTATCCCTTCGTCTCGTGTATTGATGAGTATGTCGCAAATGGCTTTCGGAGTTCTATGGTTAGCTCATGGTCAATACAGAAAGAAATGGAGCGCCTTTATAAATAATAGAGTCGCTGTATTAATGGTTTCTCTTTTTGTTATCCACTTCATTGGGGTATTCTACTCTACGGATATAGATTACGCTCTGAAAGACCTACGGACCAAAGTTCCTATCCTTATTATTCCATTTATGTTTAGTGCTTTCCCGAAAATCAATTCTGAAAAACTTTATACGCTTTTAAAGCTATTTATAGGCTCTGTGATTATGATATCACTTTATGTGTTTGTAGAACATTATAATTCTCAGGAAGTGATAAGAGACTTGATAAGTAGAGAAGTTTTTTCCCATATTCGTTTTAGTCTTAATTTGAATTTGGCCTTATTTTTTATTGTCATTCTGCTTTGGAAGCAAAAATTGGGTTTTATGGGTAAGATATCTGCTATAGTTGTATTTGGATGGTTGTTTTTTTTCCTATTAAAACTAGAAGCATTTACTGGTATCGTTGTATTTGCTGTATTATTGCTTGGAATGTTCATGTTTGTTGCAATTAAGGTAAAAAAAATCATTATTAAAATTTTATTGTGGTCAATTGTATTTTTCTTACCTCTGTTTATTGGATTTTATTTACTTGACTTTTATGAAAAGAATACAAAGCTTGAGGAACTAGATATTGAGAATTTGGATAAGTGGAGTCCATCGGGTCATTATTATTATCATAGGCTAGATTTGGGTACAGAAAACGGTAAATATGTTTATGCATATATTCAAGAAAAAGAACTAAGAGAAGAATGGAATTCAAGAAGTGAGATAAAATATGATAGCTTAGATAGTCGGGGGCAAATGATTAAGTATACGCTAATACGATATTTAACCTCAATAGATCAACGAAAAGATAAGGAAGGCGTTATGTCCTTGACTAAAGAGGATGTAGCTAATGTTGAAAATGGTATAGCAAATGTAAATTACACTAAGGGTTTTGGTATAGACGCACGTTTAATGAAGATTCTATTGGAATATAATAATTATATTCGTACTGGCGATCCTAGCGGTCATAGTGTGATGCAGAGAATAGAATATTGGAAGACAGCTAGCTATATTATTAGAAATAATTTCTGGATTGGTGTAGGTACTGGAGATATGAATATTGCTTTTCAAGATAAATACGATTCTGTTGATTCAAAATTAGATTTAAAATGGCGCTTAAGAACGCACAATCAATATTTGAGTATATGGGTGGGTCTTGGAGTTTTAGGCTTTTTGTGGTTTATTTTCGTTCTTATTTATCCGGTCTTGTATTTAAAAGCATATAAAGATCTGTTTTTTATGGTATTTTTTATAACACTATTGGTTTCTATGTTAACGGAAGATACAATTGAGACACAAGCAGGACTTAGCTTCTATGTGTTTTTTTATTGTTTGTTTTTGATAATAGTGCCTCATGAAAATATCCAAAATAAAATTGTTTCAAATGATCAAAATCGATAG
- a CDS encoding MFS transporter — translation MKNQTFLIISINIAALMVLMDLSAINIALPTIKEYFDISVTTVSLILMSSMLTATGTALIMGKFIESQNSKTILTTAFLLFGITTTITSQISNFYWLIPIRFIQGIAEAALYVSGPALIKQLVAASKQQKEYGRWMMSCGLGISLGPLIGGLLIHSFGWQTVFLINLPLSIIGILFAYQIKIENPKIDPNKVDILGGIYSFLFLGFFILFFNLVTSSSVNVLSKLGSASASLLFLILFIKQEKTSSTPVLDLKLFKTINFRQANLGFLLFFLVNIGSRFLRPFYFEETRFLNPSTSGILMMVSPSVMLVLSYFSHLFRNYFSTRNMVILGNILLSISMLMFSFWNTDSSMIFIIVSMVILGLAMGFYYPATTQIGMKSLPQGKHGMGSASISISKSIGKLMGVLLFGLFFQVSFEFFSHQNLSYFLIKSEAIQLVFTVAFGISILNTLLSLGIKNEK, via the coding sequence ATGAAAAATCAGACTTTTCTGATTATTTCAATCAACATTGCAGCATTAATGGTATTAATGGACCTTTCTGCTATTAATATTGCCTTGCCTACCATTAAAGAATACTTCGATATTTCAGTCACCACAGTTTCATTAATTCTAATGTCGAGCATGTTAACTGCTACTGGAACTGCTTTAATCATGGGAAAGTTTATTGAATCCCAAAATTCGAAAACGATTCTAACGACTGCTTTTTTATTATTCGGCATCACCACCACAATCACCTCTCAAATTTCAAACTTTTACTGGCTCATTCCCATTCGCTTTATTCAAGGGATAGCGGAGGCTGCTTTATATGTGAGTGGTCCTGCATTAATCAAACAACTTGTAGCAGCATCAAAACAGCAAAAAGAATATGGAAGATGGATGATGAGTTGTGGATTAGGAATTAGTTTAGGGCCATTAATAGGAGGTCTACTTATCCACTCTTTTGGTTGGCAGACAGTTTTTCTAATTAACCTCCCTTTGTCAATAATCGGAATCCTCTTTGCATATCAAATCAAAATCGAAAATCCAAAGATAGACCCAAACAAAGTTGATATACTCGGTGGTATTTATAGTTTTTTATTTTTAGGTTTCTTTATCTTATTCTTTAACCTTGTTACATCTTCCAGTGTCAATGTACTAAGTAAATTGGGTTCCGCTTCTGCTAGTCTTTTATTCCTGATTCTATTTATCAAACAAGAAAAAACAAGCAGCACGCCAGTTCTGGATTTAAAACTATTTAAAACCATCAACTTTCGACAAGCCAATTTAGGTTTCCTCCTCTTCTTTTTAGTGAATATAGGAAGTCGATTTCTCAGGCCTTTCTATTTTGAAGAAACTAGATTTTTGAATCCTAGCACTTCAGGAATTTTAATGATGGTTTCCCCGAGTGTAATGCTGGTATTATCATACTTCAGTCATCTTTTTAGGAACTATTTCAGCACCAGAAACATGGTCATTCTTGGGAATATTCTATTAAGCATATCCATGCTGATGTTCAGTTTTTGGAATACCGATTCTAGTATGATATTCATTATTGTTTCAATGGTTATACTAGGTTTAGCTATGGGTTTCTATTATCCTGCTACTACACAAATAGGCATGAAAAGTCTTCCACAGGGGAAACATGGAATGGGGTCTGCAAGCATTTCTATTAGTAAAAGTATAGGTAAACTGATGGGTGTTTTATTATTTGGCTTATTTTTTCAAGTTTCCTTTGAGTTTTTCTCCCATCAAAACCTAAGCTACTTTCTTATAAAATCTGAAGCGATTCAACTAGTATTTACTGTTGCTTTCGGCATAAGTATATTAAACACCCTCCTATCTCTAGGAATAAAGAATGAAAAGTAA
- a CDS encoding dihydrofolate reductase family protein: MRKLKLYITTSFDHYIARANGDVSWLDLPEYIIEGEDYGRQDFYNSIDTTIMGHTTYKIIKGFNKPFPYPDKKNYVFTRQQGLKGNNDIEFIEEDIASFVNRLKRQNGKDIFLVGGGQVNQILINYNLIDEIILNIIPIMLGHGVKLFHGVIKEKKLNLVESKHYTNGVLQLKYVR; the protein is encoded by the coding sequence TTGAGAAAACTTAAACTATATATCACTACTAGCTTCGACCATTATATCGCTCGAGCCAATGGCGATGTAAGCTGGTTAGATTTACCAGAATATATAATTGAAGGAGAAGACTATGGCCGTCAAGATTTTTATAATTCTATAGACACCACTATCATGGGTCATACTACCTATAAAATCATTAAAGGCTTCAATAAACCATTCCCCTACCCAGACAAAAAGAATTATGTTTTTACTCGTCAGCAAGGTTTAAAGGGGAATAACGATATAGAATTTATCGAAGAAGACATTGCCTCTTTTGTAAACAGGTTGAAAAGACAAAATGGCAAAGATATCTTTCTTGTTGGAGGAGGACAGGTGAATCAAATCCTTATCAATTATAACCTTATTGATGAAATTATATTAAATATAATCCCCATTATGTTAGGGCATGGGGTCAAACTCTTCCATGGAGTTATCAAAGAAAAAAAACTGAATTTGGTGGAAAGCAAACATTATACTAATGGGGTTTTGCAACTGAAATATGTGAGATAA
- a CDS encoding ChaN family lipoprotein: MKRFLLFIIPLVILSIAFKTDKPSYQIFKKDGKTIKYQKMIKSIEDADIVMFGELHNNPICHWLQLELTKDLFDVNGESLVLGAEMFESDNQIIIDEYFADFFAAKKFEADARLWPNYKTDYKPLLEFAKTNNLDFIATNVPRRYASIVHKKGFEALEELPEASKVFLAEIPIVYDAELPAYKEMMEMMKDMGHANENLPKAQAIKDATMAHFILKNLKEGQQFLHYHGTFHSNNFEGIVWYLKQANPNLKIVTIASVEQSEIEKLEEGNLNLADFILAVDEDMTKTH; this comes from the coding sequence ATGAAACGATTTCTATTATTTATTATCCCACTAGTAATACTATCTATTGCATTCAAAACGGATAAACCCTCCTATCAAATTTTCAAAAAAGACGGTAAAACCATCAAATATCAAAAGATGATAAAATCCATAGAGGATGCTGACATTGTAATGTTTGGAGAATTACACAACAACCCGATATGCCATTGGCTGCAACTTGAATTAACAAAAGATCTTTTTGATGTAAATGGAGAAAGCTTAGTTCTTGGAGCAGAGATGTTCGAATCGGATAACCAAATTATTATTGACGAATATTTTGCAGACTTTTTTGCAGCAAAAAAGTTTGAAGCAGATGCTAGATTATGGCCAAATTACAAAACTGATTACAAACCATTATTAGAATTTGCCAAAACAAATAATTTAGACTTTATAGCTACAAATGTCCCTAGAAGATATGCCAGTATCGTTCATAAAAAAGGATTTGAAGCTTTGGAGGAATTACCAGAAGCTTCAAAAGTATTTCTAGCAGAAATCCCTATTGTTTATGATGCTGAATTACCTGCTTACAAAGAAATGATGGAAATGATGAAAGATATGGGTCACGCCAATGAAAACCTCCCTAAAGCACAAGCCATTAAAGACGCTACTATGGCTCATTTTATCTTAAAAAACCTAAAAGAAGGTCAGCAATTCCTTCATTATCATGGGACCTTTCATAGTAATAATTTTGAAGGAATAGTATGGTATCTCAAGCAAGCCAATCCTAATTTAAAAATTGTGACTATTGCAAGTGTAGAACAGTCTGAAATTGAAAAACTAGAAGAGGGAAATTTAAATCTTGCTGATTTCATTCTTGCTGTAGACGAAGACATGACAAAAACTCATTAG
- a CDS encoding S41 family peptidase — MRSTFTLFLSSLLLLSQIAVAQNKSHAFEISKNLDIYATLIKELNNNYVEEINPGELNTIALDAMLSSLDPYTIYIPESKIEDMKFLTTGEYGGIGVSVIKRDDKVIIASLEGNSPAVESGLLAGDEVISIDGQDLSELTDEEISLLLKGQPGTPTQIVLKRWGITEFIIKEVLRRNLNVDNIPFYGMLDSAYAYINLTSFTKDAASKSAKAFLELKKNNPQGLIFDLRGNGGGLIGEAVDILNIFIDNGQEVVRTKGRLREKNYIYKTRKSAIDLEMPVVFLVDRNSASASEIVSGAIQDLDRGVILGERTYGKGLVQSVLPLSFNSQFKVTIAKYYIPSGRCIQAIDYSHKDKNGDAILVNDSLLEAFKTKNGRTVYDGRGIKPDVILSPKDFSDISEALIDKFLIFDFCTEYRLSHDSIAAADEFEISEVIWNDFLTFLKGKDISYKSALELQLDKIKKQIVADSLYDGLEEICEQIQQKIDAKKENEIEEHKDEIIRILKTDLVSRYYYTKGVIVANLYEDRAIAKAISLISNIEEYNKILKIDANK, encoded by the coding sequence ATGCGCAGTACTTTTACATTATTCCTAAGTAGTTTACTCTTGCTATCACAAATTGCTGTAGCACAAAATAAATCACATGCATTTGAGATATCAAAGAATTTAGATATTTATGCTACACTTATAAAGGAGCTTAACAATAATTATGTTGAAGAAATAAATCCCGGAGAGCTGAATACCATTGCATTGGATGCTATGTTGTCATCTCTAGATCCTTATACTATTTATATTCCGGAAAGTAAAATTGAGGATATGAAATTCTTAACCACCGGAGAATATGGTGGAATAGGAGTCAGTGTAATTAAACGAGATGATAAAGTTATAATAGCATCATTAGAAGGTAATTCTCCAGCTGTAGAATCTGGTTTGTTGGCTGGTGATGAGGTTATAAGTATCGATGGTCAAGATCTATCCGAATTAACAGATGAAGAAATTAGCCTATTATTAAAGGGGCAGCCTGGAACACCAACTCAAATTGTTCTTAAACGATGGGGAATTACAGAATTTATTATAAAAGAAGTGCTCAGAAGGAATTTAAATGTAGATAATATCCCTTTTTATGGAATGTTGGATTCAGCTTATGCGTATATTAATTTAACCTCTTTTACTAAAGATGCGGCATCAAAATCGGCCAAAGCATTTTTGGAATTAAAAAAGAATAATCCGCAGGGATTAATTTTCGATTTAAGAGGAAATGGAGGAGGCTTGATAGGAGAGGCTGTTGATATTTTGAATATTTTCATCGATAATGGTCAAGAAGTGGTTAGAACAAAAGGTAGATTAAGAGAGAAAAACTATATCTACAAAACACGTAAATCAGCCATTGATTTGGAAATGCCAGTCGTATTCTTAGTGGATAGAAACTCAGCCTCAGCTTCAGAGATTGTAAGTGGAGCCATTCAAGATTTAGATAGAGGGGTTATTCTTGGGGAAAGAACCTATGGAAAAGGCTTGGTTCAGAGTGTATTGCCCTTAAGCTTTAATTCTCAATTTAAAGTTACTATTGCTAAGTACTATATTCCTAGTGGTAGATGTATTCAGGCCATTGATTACTCTCATAAGGATAAAAATGGAGATGCAATCCTTGTAAATGATTCTTTGTTGGAAGCCTTCAAAACAAAAAATGGGCGCACTGTTTATGATGGTCGCGGCATTAAGCCTGATGTTATCTTGTCACCTAAAGACTTTAGTGATATCTCTGAGGCTTTAATTGATAAATTTCTAATATTTGACTTTTGCACCGAATATAGACTAAGCCATGATAGTATTGCAGCAGCTGATGAATTTGAGATTTCTGAGGTGATTTGGAATGATTTCTTGACTTTTCTTAAAGGTAAGGATATATCATATAAGTCAGCGTTGGAATTGCAGTTGGACAAGATAAAAAAGCAAATTGTTGCTGATAGTTTGTATGATGGCTTGGAGGAGATTTGTGAACAGATTCAACAAAAAATAGATGCTAAAAAGGAAAACGAGATAGAAGAGCATAAAGATGAAATAATCAGAATTCTTAAAACAGATTTAGTGAGTCGCTATTATTATACAAAAGGTGTTATTGTAGCCAACCTCTATGAGGATAGAGCAATCGCAAAAGCTATATCGCTAATTTCAAACATCGAAGAATATAATAAGATTCTAAAAATAGACGCCAACAAATAA
- a CDS encoding transglycosylase SLT domain-containing protein — protein sequence MLRGLFKFFIFTLLLSQFTACESPIVAKKEPKTPSSHVKKNHLKKIQEKGKIVVSTDYNSHGYFIYKGTPMGFQFELLNSFADYLGVKLEISVRNDLNEALLDIKLKKCDLLAMDLAITAKRRKSMLFTEPIYQSRQVLVQKMPDNWRKMQTWDEIESHLLRDAIDLQGKTVHIQKGSVFYNRLNHINIETGGDILIIEDDLSVDELIEKVENGEIKYTVCDSHVGAINKKYHKNIDIETMLGAYSQNLAWALPLGSDSLLLEINQWLKEYKKSKEFYYVYNKYFKNSRTTMMAKSEYNSNQGGKISPYDELIKKYSEDINWDWRLLASLIYQESKFDPNAESWSGAFGLMQMMPQTAEQYGVSDSSAPSTQIEAGAKYIKLIDRQLEPLVPDSNERKKFVMASYNAGLAHVLDAQRLAKKYNKDPEKWNNNVDYYLLNKSNPKYYQDTVVYYGYCRGSEPYKYVNEIYERYQHYTNLIKDSIAPPN from the coding sequence ATGCTCAGGGGACTATTTAAATTTTTCATATTCACGCTTCTACTAAGTCAGTTTACGGCTTGTGAATCCCCGATTGTAGCAAAAAAGGAGCCCAAAACACCTAGTTCTCATGTTAAGAAAAACCATTTAAAGAAAATACAAGAGAAAGGAAAAATCGTTGTTAGCACTGATTATAACAGCCATGGTTACTTTATTTATAAGGGAACACCAATGGGTTTTCAATTTGAATTACTAAACTCTTTTGCTGATTATTTAGGGGTGAAATTAGAAATCTCGGTTAGAAATGATCTCAACGAAGCATTATTAGATATTAAGCTAAAGAAATGTGATTTATTAGCCATGGATTTAGCTATAACAGCCAAACGCAGAAAAAGCATGCTCTTTACCGAACCCATTTATCAATCTAGGCAGGTATTGGTTCAAAAAATGCCTGATAATTGGCGAAAGATGCAAACTTGGGATGAAATTGAATCTCACCTCCTAAGAGATGCCATTGATTTACAAGGAAAAACAGTACATATTCAAAAGGGATCCGTATTTTACAATAGGCTCAACCACATCAACATAGAAACCGGAGGAGATATCCTTATCATTGAAGATGACCTTTCAGTGGATGAGTTAATCGAGAAAGTAGAGAATGGTGAAATAAAATATACAGTTTGTGACAGTCATGTGGGCGCTATTAACAAAAAGTACCATAAAAATATTGATATTGAAACAATGCTAGGAGCATATAGCCAAAATTTAGCATGGGCCCTTCCTCTTGGTTCCGATTCATTACTGCTTGAAATAAATCAATGGCTAAAGGAATATAAAAAGTCTAAAGAATTCTATTACGTCTACAATAAATACTTTAAGAATTCTCGTACCACAATGATGGCAAAAAGTGAGTATAACAGCAACCAAGGAGGAAAGATTTCACCCTATGATGAGCTCATCAAAAAGTATAGTGAAGATATCAATTGGGATTGGAGACTATTAGCCAGTTTAATATATCAAGAATCAAAATTCGACCCAAATGCAGAATCATGGAGTGGTGCTTTTGGCCTCATGCAAATGATGCCACAAACAGCTGAACAATATGGTGTTTCAGATTCCTCGGCACCCTCTACTCAAATTGAAGCTGGGGCAAAATACATCAAACTAATTGATCGTCAACTAGAGCCTTTAGTACCCGACAGTAATGAAAGGAAGAAGTTCGTTATGGCTTCCTATAATGCTGGTTTGGCACATGTGTTAGATGCACAACGATTGGCTAAAAAATACAATAAAGACCCCGAAAAATGGAACAATAATGTTGACTATTATTTACTCAATAAATCAAATCCCAAATACTATCAAGATACGGTAGTTTATTATGGGTACTGCAGAGGCTCTGAGCCGTATAAATATGTCAATGAAATTTATGAGCGTTACCAACATTATACCAATTTAATAAAAGACAGTATCGCCCCCCCAAATTAA
- a CDS encoding mannose-1-phosphate guanylyltransferase, giving the protein MNKNNFCVIMAGGIGSRFWPMSRTTTPKQFIDVLGTGETLIQQTVNRFRKVCPIENIYVVTNDLYREMVKEQIPDMEYDQILCEPARRNTAPCIAYANYKIQSINPNANIVVAPSDHIILKEDVFVEVIKSALEATANNDWLITLGIEPSRPDTGYGYIQFDKNLKDDRDGRIHKVKTFTEKPKLELAKEFLKSGDFLWNAGIFVWSLKSIQKAFDTHLADVSNIFKEGMGMYNTEREELFIENAYSICKNISIDYGVMESAENVYVLSSDFGWSDLGTWGSLYAIRDKDENENTILGKNVMTYDTKNSIVNVKGNRLVVLQGLDDYIVVDEDNILLVCKKTDEQSIKTIVNDVKATKGDKFV; this is encoded by the coding sequence ATGAATAAAAATAACTTTTGTGTAATCATGGCAGGTGGTATTGGAAGCCGCTTCTGGCCAATGAGTCGCACTACTACCCCCAAGCAATTTATTGATGTATTAGGAACTGGAGAAACATTAATTCAACAAACTGTTAATCGTTTCAGGAAAGTTTGTCCTATCGAAAATATATATGTAGTCACCAATGATTTGTACAGGGAAATGGTAAAAGAACAAATTCCAGATATGGAATATGACCAAATTCTTTGTGAGCCTGCTAGAAGAAATACAGCGCCTTGCATTGCTTATGCAAATTATAAGATACAATCTATAAATCCTAATGCAAATATTGTTGTAGCGCCATCTGATCATATTATTTTAAAAGAGGATGTTTTTGTTGAAGTCATTAAGTCTGCATTAGAGGCTACAGCCAATAATGATTGGTTGATTACATTAGGAATTGAACCAAGCAGACCTGATACCGGCTATGGTTATATTCAGTTCGACAAGAACTTAAAAGACGATCGTGATGGGCGTATCCATAAGGTTAAAACCTTTACAGAAAAGCCAAAGTTAGAATTAGCTAAGGAGTTTTTGAAAAGTGGAGATTTCCTATGGAATGCAGGAATATTTGTTTGGTCATTAAAGAGTATCCAAAAGGCTTTTGATACCCATTTAGCCGATGTGAGTAATATCTTTAAAGAAGGTATGGGAATGTATAATACAGAACGTGAAGAGTTGTTTATTGAAAACGCCTATTCTATTTGTAAAAACATTTCTATTGACTACGGAGTAATGGAAAGTGCCGAAAATGTATATGTTCTGAGTTCTGATTTTGGATGGTCCGATTTAGGCACATGGGGTTCTTTGTATGCCATCAGAGATAAGGATGAGAATGAAAACACCATACTCGGTAAGAATGTGATGACCTATGATACTAAAAATAGCATTGTAAATGTAAAAGGAAATAGGTTGGTCGTTTTGCAAGGTCTCGATGATTACATTGTGGTTGATGAAGATAATATCCTGTTAGTTTGCAAGAAAACAGATGAACAAAGCATCAAAACCATTGTGAATGATGTGAAGGCTACTAAGGGCGATAAATTTGTTTAA
- a CDS encoding PQQ-binding-like beta-propeller repeat protein → MKKTTLIIVAFIMLSTTIFAQMDATWEAKANSSIRWNKFTPNGNLICGTENEETIAFNPKTGEQIWKKSFDYGSFEILPNTPYIYFDSEKTGLLVIDAINGKEICNSELLGMENIDAYYPVRAGNNFLVYTQMNDKEQFWMVSLTSGKLLWKQDLDLDHDKEIAGGFISIEEDEEAKGLMCNPVGDSKGGVFTAVHDRLIYFNKSGEIVWNIQYPSMFGDQEGFFKAASVLYSNIFPDIKGENLYVFSGGYMSSFKVSTGELSWDKPVKVTGPVKNLIFEKEGMILIPASDNNAMKKHKLQFVDYNTGATKWGEKGIEFKGGYIQSRFCKNGIAFITKSYMAETFFLNIINQEEGSLELKKSIKIFPGPYEFEEVKGGLLISSPHGANIYNYETKELVINNELKTGGDDFLLKTKHKDQVYFYSSAKRYIIQFNTNTLEAKQFNIDKIKFDGGDEAKGLDSFEDGLALYSDQNLLKLDWDGKTIYKKYYPAPGAGFLNVAGNVLGATLKVMGGLAQVAASQAIVASVESYDQNMREGMDALDKAYVETKGYDADLAEYRKDVTEYKEGMDEAKQELNSDMQEMAAMGVLNAVDLGDNIKAISERFKNSKATKKYVLLMTKDKERGGIGLAIVSKLDGDIKGFIPMKFSKENPSYTVDPFSNILFWMPNLDNGTNTFGKYNDIKKMEKSGTILSFDLNTL, encoded by the coding sequence ATGAAAAAAACAACCTTAATTATTGTGGCATTCATCATGCTCAGCACAACTATTTTCGCCCAAATGGATGCCACTTGGGAAGCAAAAGCCAACTCCAGTATTCGTTGGAATAAATTCACGCCAAATGGAAATCTAATTTGCGGAACAGAAAATGAAGAAACCATTGCTTTTAACCCAAAAACTGGAGAACAAATCTGGAAGAAAAGTTTTGATTATGGATCCTTTGAAATACTACCTAACACCCCATACATTTATTTTGACAGTGAAAAAACTGGGTTATTAGTAATTGACGCCATAAATGGAAAAGAAATTTGCAATTCAGAGCTTTTGGGGATGGAAAATATTGATGCCTATTACCCGGTAAGAGCTGGTAATAATTTTTTAGTTTATACTCAAATGAACGATAAGGAGCAATTTTGGATGGTGAGTTTAACGAGTGGAAAACTCCTCTGGAAGCAAGATTTAGACCTTGACCATGATAAAGAGATTGCAGGTGGATTTATCAGTATTGAAGAAGATGAGGAAGCTAAAGGCTTAATGTGTAATCCTGTTGGAGATAGTAAAGGTGGTGTTTTTACCGCTGTTCATGACAGGTTAATATACTTTAATAAAAGTGGGGAAATTGTTTGGAACATACAATACCCAAGCATGTTTGGCGATCAAGAAGGATTCTTTAAAGCAGCCTCAGTATTGTATTCAAATATTTTCCCAGATATTAAGGGTGAAAATCTATACGTTTTTAGCGGTGGATATATGTCTTCTTTTAAAGTCTCAACTGGCGAATTAAGCTGGGATAAACCAGTAAAAGTTACTGGCCCAGTAAAAAACCTGATTTTTGAAAAAGAAGGTATGATATTAATTCCTGCCAGTGACAATAATGCCATGAAAAAACACAAGCTACAATTTGTTGATTATAATACCGGAGCTACAAAATGGGGCGAAAAAGGAATAGAATTTAAAGGAGGTTACATACAATCTCGATTCTGTAAAAATGGAATCGCATTCATTACGAAATCCTATATGGCTGAGACTTTTTTCTTAAACATCATCAATCAAGAAGAAGGGAGCTTAGAACTGAAAAAATCAATCAAAATATTCCCTGGGCCATACGAATTCGAAGAAGTTAAAGGTGGACTACTTATCTCATCTCCCCATGGAGCCAACATCTATAATTATGAGACAAAAGAATTAGTCATTAACAATGAACTAAAAACGGGTGGAGATGATTTCCTTTTAAAAACCAAACACAAAGACCAAGTTTACTTCTACTCATCCGCAAAAAGATACATTATACAATTCAACACGAACACGTTAGAAGCCAAGCAATTCAATATAGACAAAATTAAATTTGATGGCGGTGACGAAGCAAAAGGATTAGATTCTTTTGAGGATGGTTTGGCTTTATATTCTGATCAAAACTTATTAAAATTAGACTGGGATGGTAAAACAATATACAAAAAATACTACCCTGCTCCTGGAGCTGGCTTTCTAAATGTAGCCGGAAATGTACTTGGTGCCACATTAAAGGTTATGGGTGGCTTGGCACAAGTAGCGGCATCACAAGCGATAGTTGCATCAGTAGAATCTTACGATCAAAATATGCGTGAAGGAATGGATGCTCTTGACAAAGCTTATGTAGAAACTAAAGGATATGACGCAGATCTCGCAGAATACCGAAAAGATGTCACAGAATACAAAGAAGGAATGGATGAAGCCAAACAAGAGCTAAACTCAGACATGCAAGAAATGGCTGCAATGGGTGTTTTAAACGCTGTGGATTTAGGAGATAATATCAAAGCCATTTCTGAGCGTTTTAAAAATTCTAAAGCCACTAAAAAATATGTCCTTTTAATGACAAAGGATAAAGAAAGAGGAGGGATAGGCTTAGCAATAGTTTCTAAATTAGATGGAGATATCAAAGGCTTTATCCCCATGAAGTTCAGTAAAGAAAACCCTTCTTACACAGTAGATCCATTTTCAAACATCCTCTTCTGGATGCCAAATCTAGATAATGGAACCAATACTTTTGGAAAATATAATGACATTAAAAAGATGGAAAAAAGCGGGACTATTCTTTCTTTTGATTTAAATACACTCTAA